The following are encoded together in the Streptomyces sp. NBC_00358 genome:
- the nuoN gene encoding NADH-quinone oxidoreductase subunit NuoN, with the protein MSASAVHSLWTTAATAAEPISKINAPKIEYGQLSPTLIVIGAAVIGVLVEAFVPRKSRYYAQVFVAVVALVAAFAAVVALAAGGYGTTKAHIAAMGAIAVDGPSLFLQGTILLAGILGVFTFAERRLDPEAHGNRVDSFAAQAASVPGSDSEKAAVKAGFTTTEVFPLLLFAISGMLVFPSANDLLTLFIALEVFSLPLYLLCAVARRKRLMSQEAAVKYFLLGAFASAFTLFGIALLYGYAGSVSYATIAHVVDGTVTNVDPALAGTMGNDVLLLIGMALIVMGLLFKVGAVPFHMWTPDVYQGAPTPVTGFMAAATKVAAFGALLRLLYVVLPGLRWDWRPVMWAVAIVTMLGGAIVAITQTDIKRLLAYSSIAHAGFILAGVIATSPDGVSSVLFYLAAYSFVTIGAFAVVTLVRDAGGEATHLSKWAGLGRRSPLVAAVFAVFLLSFAGIPLTSGFAGKFAVFKAAAEGGAGTLVVVGVISSAIAAFFYIRVIVLMFFSEPKPEGPTVAVPSALTTTAIAVGVAVTLVLGVAPQYFLNLASQAGVFVR; encoded by the coding sequence GTGAGCGCATCAGCCGTCCACAGCCTGTGGACAACGGCGGCAACCGCAGCCGAGCCCATCTCCAAGATCAACGCGCCGAAGATCGAATACGGGCAATTGTCGCCCACCTTGATCGTTATCGGCGCGGCGGTCATCGGAGTCCTGGTCGAGGCCTTCGTGCCGCGCAAGTCCCGTTACTACGCACAGGTGTTCGTCGCCGTCGTCGCGCTGGTCGCGGCGTTCGCCGCGGTCGTCGCGCTCGCGGCGGGCGGATACGGCACGACAAAGGCGCACATCGCGGCGATGGGCGCGATCGCGGTCGACGGACCGTCCCTGTTCCTCCAGGGCACGATCCTGCTGGCCGGCATCCTCGGCGTCTTCACCTTCGCCGAGCGGCGCCTCGATCCGGAGGCACACGGAAACCGGGTCGACTCCTTCGCGGCCCAGGCCGCCTCGGTGCCCGGCAGCGACAGCGAGAAGGCCGCCGTGAAGGCCGGGTTCACCACCACCGAGGTGTTCCCGCTGCTGCTCTTCGCCATCAGCGGCATGCTGGTCTTCCCGTCGGCCAACGACCTGCTGACCCTGTTCATCGCGCTGGAGGTCTTCTCGCTCCCGCTGTACCTCCTGTGCGCCGTGGCCCGCCGCAAGCGGCTCATGTCGCAGGAGGCGGCGGTCAAGTACTTCCTGCTCGGCGCCTTCGCCTCCGCGTTCACCCTCTTCGGCATCGCCCTGCTGTACGGCTACGCGGGCTCGGTGTCGTACGCGACGATCGCGCACGTCGTCGACGGCACGGTCACGAACGTCGACCCGGCGCTCGCCGGCACCATGGGCAACGACGTACTGCTGCTCATCGGAATGGCCCTGATCGTCATGGGCCTGCTCTTCAAGGTCGGCGCTGTGCCCTTCCACATGTGGACACCGGACGTCTACCAGGGCGCGCCGACCCCGGTCACCGGCTTCATGGCGGCGGCGACGAAGGTGGCCGCGTTCGGAGCGCTGCTGCGCCTGCTCTACGTCGTCCTGCCGGGGCTGCGCTGGGACTGGCGGCCGGTCATGTGGGCCGTGGCGATCGTCACCATGCTGGGCGGCGCGATCGTCGCGATCACCCAGACCGACATCAAGCGGCTCCTGGCGTACTCGTCGATCGCGCACGCGGGGTTCATCCTCGCGGGTGTCATCGCGACCTCGCCGGACGGCGTCTCGTCGGTCCTCTTCTACCTGGCCGCGTACTCCTTCGTCACGATCGGTGCCTTCGCGGTCGTCACGCTGGTCCGGGACGCGGGCGGCGAGGCCACGCACCTCTCCAAGTGGGCGGGTCTCGGACGCAGGTCCCCGCTGGTGGCCGCGGTGTTCGCGGTCTTCCTGCTGTCCTTCGCGGGCATCCCGCTGACCTCGGGATTCGCCGGAAAGTTCGCCGTGTTCAAGGCGGCGGCCGAGGGCGGCGCGGGAACACTGGTCGTGGTCGGTGTGATCTCGTCGGCGATCGCGGCGTTCTTCTACATCCGCGTGATCGTGCTGATGTTCTTCAGTGAGCCGAAGCCCGAGGGGCCGACGGTGGCCGTGCCGTCGGCGCTGACCACGACCGCCATCGCGGTGGGCGTGGCGGTCACCCTGGTGCTCGGTGTGGCGCCGCAGTACTTCCTGAACCTGGCGAGCCAGGCCGGGGTCTTCGTGCGCTGA
- a CDS encoding NADH-quinone oxidoreductase subunit M: protein MSFPLLTATAALPALGAIATAAVPAAQRVAAKWLALFVSLGTLVLAAVTLVRFDPGGARYQLTESHAWIADFGVRYQLGVDGIGVALVALTALLMPFVILAGWHDADPHETGSKRWRPTQGFFALILAVEAMVIISFEATDVFLFYIFFEAMLIPMYFLIGGFGDRAHEHGDEAAATQRSYAAVKFLLYNLVGGLIMLAAVIGLYVVAGSFSLQEIVQARANGSLHMATSTERWLFLGFFFAFAVKAPLWPLHTWLPNAMGEATAPVAVLITAVVDKVGTFAMLRFCLQLFPEASKWATPVILVLALISIIYGALLAVGQRDIKRLVAYASISHFGFIILGIFAMTSQGQSGATLYMVNHGISTAALMLVAGFLISRRGSRLIADYGGVQKVAPVLAGTFLIGGLATLSLPGLAPFVSEFLVLVGAFERYPAVGIVATFGIVLAALYTLVLYQRTMTGPVKAEVAEMPDLRVRELLVVAPLIALLIFLGVYPKPVTDIVNPAVKQTMSDVHKTDPQPAVEAAK from the coding sequence ATGTCCTTTCCTCTGCTGACAGCGACGGCGGCGCTCCCGGCCCTCGGGGCGATCGCCACGGCCGCCGTGCCGGCCGCGCAGCGCGTCGCCGCCAAATGGCTGGCGCTGTTCGTCTCCCTAGGCACCCTGGTGCTCGCCGCGGTCACCCTGGTGCGGTTCGACCCCGGTGGCGCCCGCTACCAGCTCACCGAGTCCCACGCCTGGATCGCGGACTTCGGGGTGCGCTACCAGTTGGGCGTCGACGGCATCGGGGTGGCGCTCGTCGCGCTCACCGCGCTGCTGATGCCGTTCGTGATCCTGGCGGGCTGGCACGACGCCGACCCGCACGAGACCGGCAGCAAGCGCTGGCGTCCGACCCAGGGCTTCTTCGCCCTGATCCTGGCCGTCGAGGCGATGGTGATCATCTCCTTCGAGGCCACCGACGTCTTCCTCTTCTACATCTTCTTCGAAGCCATGCTGATCCCGATGTACTTCCTCATCGGCGGCTTCGGGGACCGTGCCCACGAACACGGGGACGAGGCGGCGGCGACCCAACGCTCGTACGCCGCGGTGAAGTTCCTTCTCTACAACCTGGTCGGCGGCCTGATCATGCTGGCCGCCGTGATCGGCCTCTATGTGGTGGCCGGGAGCTTCTCGCTCCAGGAGATCGTCCAGGCGCGGGCCAACGGATCGCTGCACATGGCGACCAGCACCGAGCGGTGGCTCTTCCTCGGCTTCTTCTTCGCCTTCGCCGTGAAGGCGCCCCTGTGGCCGCTGCACACCTGGCTGCCCAACGCCATGGGTGAGGCCACTGCCCCGGTCGCCGTGCTGATCACGGCGGTCGTCGACAAGGTCGGCACCTTCGCGATGCTCCGCTTCTGCCTCCAGCTCTTCCCGGAGGCCAGCAAGTGGGCGACGCCCGTGATCCTCGTCCTGGCCCTGATCAGCATCATCTACGGGGCGCTGCTGGCGGTCGGACAGCGGGACATCAAGCGACTGGTCGCCTACGCGTCGATCTCGCACTTCGGGTTCATCATCCTGGGCATCTTCGCGATGACCAGTCAGGGCCAGTCGGGCGCGACGCTGTACATGGTCAACCACGGGATCTCGACAGCCGCCCTGATGCTGGTGGCGGGCTTCCTGATCTCGCGGCGCGGCTCGCGTCTGATCGCCGACTACGGAGGGGTGCAGAAAGTCGCCCCGGTGCTCGCGGGCACCTTCCTGATCGGCGGCCTCGCGACGCTGTCGCTCCCCGGTCTCGCGCCCTTCGTGAGTGAATTCCTGGTCCTGGTGGGCGCGTTCGAGCGCTACCCGGCCGTCGGCATCGTCGCCACCTTCGGCATCGTCCTCGCCGCGCTCTACACCCTCGTCCTGTACCAGCGGACGATGACGGGCCCGGTCAAGGCGGAGGTGGCCGAGATGCCTGACCTCAGGGTGCGCGAGCTCCTGGTGGTCGCCCCGCTGATCGCTCTGCTGATCTTCCTGGGCGTCTACCCGAAGCCGGTCACCGACATCGTCAACCCGGCGGTCAAGCAGACCATGTCAGATGTACACAAGACGGACCCCCAGCCCGCGGTGGAGGCGGCCAAGTGA